From Alosa sapidissima isolate fAloSap1 chromosome 7, fAloSap1.pri, whole genome shotgun sequence, the proteins below share one genomic window:
- the LOC121713979 gene encoding ceramide-1-phosphate transfer protein, with translation MANSVEEQKFSLKEVLDTFSLCLSENKEVYIEHYVEGWRGLVRFMNSLGSVFSFISKDAVNKIEILAKFFNGENGTHYSTIQSMVKYELDNGLVDLAKRDKYPESGCRTLLRLHRALRWLELFLERLRTSSEDGKTSVMCSEAYNESLAQHHAWIIRKAAGMAFCALPGRQTFFEVMNVGTSEQVVSMLGDALPLISEVYDITEKLYAQHELLQLP, from the exons ATGGCAAACTCTGTTGAAGAGCAGAAATTCAGCCTAAAGGAAGTACTGGACACTTTTAGTTTATGCCTCTCAGAAAATAAGGAGGTATACATCGAACATTACGTGGAAGGATGGCGTGGTCTCGTTAG GTTTATGAATAGTCTTGGAAGTGTTTTTTCCTTCATCTCCAAGGATGCTGTCAACAAAATTGAAATTCTTGCAAAATTCTTTAATGGTGAGAATGGGACACATTATAGCACTATCCAGTCCATGGTGAAATATGAGCTAGATAATGGACTAGTTGATCTCGCCAAACGTGACAAATACCCAGAGTCCGGCTGCCGAACCCTCCTAAGGCTGCACCGCGCTCTCCGCTGGCTGGAGCTCTTTCTGGAACGCCTGAGGACCAGCAGTGAGGACGGTAAGACCTCTGTGATGTGCTCAGAGGCCTACAATGAGTCCCTAGCTCAGCATCATGCTTGGATCATCCGCAAAGCTGCTGGCATGGCGTTCTGTGCCCTCCCTGGACGCCAAACATTTTTTGAAGTGATGAATGTTGGTACATCGGAACAAGTAGTTTCCATGTTGGGGGATGCCCTGCCTCTCATTTCTGAAGTGTACGACATTACAGAGAAACTGTATGCCCAACACGAGCTTTTACAGTTGCCATAG